CTGAAACTGAGGCATGGACGCGGCCCCCACCGGTGTGGCGGAGGCCGCGTCTGAAATTTTGAGATATACGTTTTCGGACTTGTGCGAAGGTGCAGGCCGGTCATTGGGATGCGGGGGCAGGGTAATAGGTGTCAGATACAAACAAGGGTGAGCAAGACCAGCCGGGCCTGGTCGGCTACGCTTCCAAAATCGTCGCCGCCTATGTCGGCAACAATACAGTTGCATCGGATGACTTGCCGGATCTGATCCGTCTCGTGCATGACTCCCTGTCGGCCGTTGCGGGGAGTGAGGCCGACAAGCCCCAGCTCAAACCTGCCGTGCCAGTTGCGAAATCCATCTCAGACAATTTCCTGATCTGTCTGGAGGACGGCAAGAAGTTCAAATCGCTGAAACGCCACCTGCGTACGTCCTATGACATGTCGCCGGAAGAATACCGGGCGAAATGGCACCTGCCGTCCGACTATCCAATGGTTGCGCCGGGATATTCGCGTCAGCGTTCAAAGCTTGCCAAAAAGATGGGCCTGGGCCGCGCAGACAAGTAAAAGAACTCAGGCGCGAATACTTGTTGTTCCGGAAACGAAATAAAACATTCCGGTAACCTTGGTTAACAAAACATCACAAAGACTCTTGATTCGGACCCACAACTCGCGCGATAGGTGATTCTATCGAATCACCACGGGGGTGGCTGAAGATGACCAAACAGAATGTTTTCAGAGGCGTAACGGCCGTCCAGCGCAGCCTTGTCGACTATTGGTGCCGACTGGGCGAATCGGACGGTGTCCCGCGCCGCGAATCGGTGGACCCGGGACACCTGCGGTCCGTGCTGGCCAGCATTTCCATCGTAGAGTTCGACGAATCGGGGGCCGGGCGCTTCCGAATCGCCGGATCCCGCCTGCGCGACCTGCTCGGTTTCGAAGCCCGCGGCCGCCTGATCGAGGAGGTTGCCGGCACCGCTGCCGAGACCTATGCGCTGGGCCTGTCCGCCGCGATCGACCGGGCCATGCCGGTGGGCGGCGTGATTGAAACCGGCAACCGGCTGCATGCCTGGCTTCGCCTGCCGCTGACCGGGGCCGATGGCCGGATCAATCAGGTGTTGTGCCATGACGAGGAACTCGCCAGCCGCCACCTGCTGCTGACGCCGCCGGGTGGGGCCGCTATCCACCAGAAATCGAACCTCTACGCCGCCTGAATCCCTTGCTGCGCCTGGCACGGCGTTGCGCGGATAGGAAAGTTATCCTACACTGCCTGATCTCGGGTAGTCTTCTGCCTGTTCCATATAGCAGGAGGATGACTTGTCGGATTTCGACCCCAGGAAAGATGAAGACCGCGCCTATCTCGCCGGTGCCCTGACCGCTTATGCGCTCGGGCTCAAACCGGAGGAGGTGCTGAGCGGCGGGCGCGGCTCCCCGGCGGAGGCACGGGCCCGGCAGGTCGCGATGTATTTGTTGCGCGCCAGCCTCGGCATGAGCCTCAGCCGGGTTGCGCGGGCATTCAGCCGCGACCGCTCGACGGTGTCCCATGCCTGCCACGTCATCGAAGACCTGCGTGACGATCCGGACTTCGACATCTGGGTGGAACAATTGTCCGTGGGCCTGTGCAGCGTGGCCGTTTTGGGGGGGGCATCCTTTGACGATGCGCGGGTGGCCTGTGCCGGGTAAGCGCGACCGTATCCTGTCGGGCTGGCGGGCCCGGCGCCTGTTGCGGACGGGCGGCCTGATTGTGCGGGACGGCGCGGCATTCCGGCTCCATCAGTGGGCAGATGAGCGAAGCCGCCGCTGTGGCCGACTGCCGGCCCATGTCGTGGTGCGCCTGAAAGCGGCCGACCTGCTGGCTGCTTTCCGGGGCGATCCTGACCGTCTGGTCCAGGCAGGCGACGTGCCCTTGGAGACGCCAAGACCGGTTGCCGTTCTGCACAGTCCAAACGGGACGCCGCCGGTCCGGGTGCTGGAACACATTGCTGCGTCATCGCCGCTCGGGGTCCGGCTGCGCGCGGCGGCCGGGCGGTTCCGGGCGGACTACCACCTGGCTGCGTCCCCGGGCCGGTTGCGCACCGACGCGCCGAAACAGCTGGCGGCGGCGTGCGAGCGGTTGACGTCCATCGAAACCGCGCTCGGCCCTGACACGGCCGGCTTGATCGAAATGCTGGTGCTGGACAGGTTCACCGTCTCGGCGTTGCGGCACGAAACCGGTGGCGGGCTTGACCGGGCGAGGGATGCCCTGGCGCGACTGACCGAGGCCTACGGCCTGCTTTGTCCGGATCAGGAGGCGGGCAGGGCTTTCGCGTCGTCCTGAATACGAGACAGCATGGAGGCGAGGCCGTTTGAGCGCTGGGCCGTCAGTGCGCCGCTGACGCCGATTTCGTCCAGGAAGGCCTTCGCGTCGAAAGACAGGATTTCGTTCCGGCTGGCACCGGAATAGAGCTGGACGAGCAGGGCGATCAGGCCGGAAACGATCATGGCATCGGACTCGGCCCGCAAGACCATCTTGCCGTCTTCCCAGCCGGTCACCAGCCAGACCTGGCTGGCACAGCCGCGGACGCGTGTTTCCTCTGTCCGCTCGTGCGGCTCCAGGGGCGGGTTCGCTTTGCCAAGGTCGATGATGTGGGCATAGCGCGCCTCCCAGTCATCGAGCCAGGAGAAGTCTTCACGGATGTCTGCGGCGGTTTCGGCAATACTCATGGGCGCTGACATGGGGCATCCAGCCACAAAAGAAAACCCCCGGCGGCCATGGGCCCCGGGGGTCAAGGTTGAGAGATGGAGGGGGCTTACTGGTAGACCCCACCGATACACTTACCCACATCGGCGAGCGCGTGCTCTCCGATACAGAAAGGTACTTCGTACTGCTGGTTCGCAGCGGCAACGCATTGTTGCAGGTTCAGGTTGGCCATGTTCATGCAGCCGCGGGTCTCGCGTTCGGACATGGCGCTGGACATCTGAGCCGGGGTTGCGGCTTCAGCGCCCATGACGCGGAAAGCGGCGAGTGTGGCGATCTGGTCAGCGATCGGTTCCTTGCCGTATTTCACGCGCTTGCGGTTGAGTTTGAGGCCGGACGTCACGGCGACCGGGAAACGGACAGCACTGGCGGCGCCGGAGACATTGTCCCAAAGCGACGGGGCGCCGGGGACACCGGCCTGCACCAGCACGCCGTCGATGTCAGCGGCGCTGAAGGCGTTGACCAGCGGTTGGCTGGCCGGGATGCCGGCCTTCTGGATCTTGTCGAGGGTTGTGGCCTTGGCGCCTGAATTGCCGATCTTGGCCTTGGCCCAGCCGGATGCCTGCAGCGAGTAGGCCTGTTCCTTCACGAACGCCGCAGCGCTGGAA
This is a stretch of genomic DNA from Hyphomonas adhaerens MHS-3. It encodes these proteins:
- a CDS encoding MucR family transcriptional regulator, with protein sequence MSDTNKGEQDQPGLVGYASKIVAAYVGNNTVASDDLPDLIRLVHDSLSAVAGSEADKPQLKPAVPVAKSISDNFLICLEDGKKFKSLKRHLRTSYDMSPEEYRAKWHLPSDYPMVAPGYSRQRSKLAKKMGLGRADK
- a CDS encoding PAS domain-containing protein, with amino-acid sequence MTKQNVFRGVTAVQRSLVDYWCRLGESDGVPRRESVDPGHLRSVLASISIVEFDESGAGRFRIAGSRLRDLLGFEARGRLIEEVAGTAAETYALGLSAAIDRAMPVGGVIETGNRLHAWLRLPLTGADGRINQVLCHDEELASRHLLLTPPGGAAIHQKSNLYAA
- a CDS encoding helix-turn-helix domain-containing protein; its protein translation is MSDFDPRKDEDRAYLAGALTAYALGLKPEEVLSGGRGSPAEARARQVAMYLLRASLGMSLSRVARAFSRDRSTVSHACHVIEDLRDDPDFDIWVEQLSVGLCSVAVLGGASFDDARVACAG
- a CDS encoding SufE family protein, with protein sequence MSAPMSIAETAADIREDFSWLDDWEARYAHIIDLGKANPPLEPHERTEETRVRGCASQVWLVTGWEDGKMVLRAESDAMIVSGLIALLVQLYSGASRNEILSFDAKAFLDEIGVSGALTAQRSNGLASMLSRIQDDAKALPAS